In Cryptomeria japonica chromosome 5, Sugi_1.0, whole genome shotgun sequence, the genomic window ATATAAATGGGAACCATCCTTCCCTTCAAAAATATTCAAACATATTTGTTTTACCCTATCAACAATTTCTTCGCTATGAGGAACATTAAACAAAATCTACCTTGTTAGGACTTTCAACACCACTAAGAATCATCACACAAGCTTGTTGCttatctttttcaatattttgtgCTTAATGTGGctccaaaaacattaaaaggttTTGATAAAGGTTATCATGCCTTCTTAAATCACTATTAAACTTTTcaaagaattgaaaaaaaaaagaactagAAACATGTTGCATCAGAGGTTCACAAGGTTCTTGGAAAGCATGGAACCTTTGACGAGTTCCTATTTGAAGGAAAAGGTCTAATAGTTACATTAAAAATTGGCTAATTTTTGCATCAATTATATTATTTTCCACTCCATTATGGGTTCCAAGAACCACTGTCAATTTTGACTTCTTTGTCACTTAAGCATTTTTTGAAtgatatcaacaacaaaattattgTCTCAAGGAACTTTTCGGGTGACAAGAAGGGAAATACAATGACTCGTGCAAATTGAAAGTATGAAATCAAAGGTGATGCAGGAGCTTCCAATTGTGCCAGGGCAATTTTGACCAcccaaaaatattgtattttcctTATGTTTTTGTAGTTTTCTTTAGTTATTTTAGAGCCCATGATGGCACTCATGAGGTGTAGGATAGTCAAAGCTTGAAACACcaaggaaaaaaattgaaaaataaaattattggtgaAAGAATAATGTCAATATCATATATTGTTTGGAAGATATTACAATTTTCGTACCAAGAAATTTCTCCAATGAAGTTTCAAACTCAAAATTGGGGATATTAGAAGCCCTAAAAAGTTTGAAATTTGGACAAATAGATCTTTAGATCCATTTGACATTGTATATATCTTCATAAGATTTCCAACAATATGTTATAATAACAAATTAGATGCCTAAGTTAAAAGTTATGGCTCCCAAAAGTTGTGCCACCAAAACTAATGTTTCAATGGAAAATCCACTtggacaagaacttgaactattgtaCTGTTGTGTACCGAAAAGAAGAAAATTTACACTTTCTTGAATATTTTAAGAAAGTTATTGGTGTTAAATAAGGAGGTGAATGGAGGTTACAAAATATAGTTCAATAGTGTAGACTGTGGCTCTACCTTGCATATTTATGTAATAAGAAAGCCCATGTGGTTGTTGTAtgttattttttgaatgttgtaattTCATTTTCTTAAGATAATAGAAGGAAAgtgtttctttcttgcattttctatttatatctctattgttgttgtgtgtttgggtttgtaaggggagtacccttcatcaaaGGATAGTCTGAAAGAATAAAGTTTGAAAACTAACAGAAGTAGAAACTTTTATGGTTCCATATTGGGGCTTTAGGGTTGACAAGAAAAGTGTGAGACTAAAGCTAAGCTTGAAACACCAAAGGTGACAAAcataaaacaaactaaaaagaatgTAACAAAGCAAATATCAAGGATCACATCCTATCAATGTGACTCATGTTGAAAAGGCATGGGTACATATGAAAGGGTGATAGAGCAAAGCCTAAAAGGATAATACATGGAACAACTCAAAGGAAACAAAGTGGGATTTGATTATTGAACTTTCAAAAGAATGTATGTAAAAATGACACCAAGGCAGATGGAAGAGCAATATGCTGAAGCTCAATTAAGTGATTCTTATTAAAAATGTGAAAGACTCAAAGAAAGGATTGGGGTTAATGGATGAAGAATGGAAGCACATGAAACCCTAATACTCAAAAACATGTATTTAACTTGACTTTTCATATTCAAGTTGGGTCTTTAGTTTTGAATATGCACATTTGTATCCATGGACAACCTTAATGCACTCTTATagaaaatatattttgattttatagGCGATCTTGGGAGCATGAGCCATTGGAgactaacatggtattagagattTAGATCCACAAGCACTTTATCATATATATAAGATAATCATGTACGATATTTTTTTGGGGGTAGTTTGGGGCAAAATAACCCTCACCATTAACTTTATAAAGCCTAAGGGTGATCATATAGATTTGTGtcacactttaggctaacaatgcatGTTCTGACCAGAAGGGTTCCGGTCGGAATACTTATGGCCAGAAGGGTTCCAGTCGGAATACTTTTGGCCAGAAGGGTTCCGATCGGAACACTACCGACCGAATCGATTTGTCAGCCACGCAACACTCACGTGGCAAGGGGTTTCCGACCGAAAACCCCTTGCCCTATATAAAAGCCGAAATCCgcccaagcccctcattttgcattgagcggcTTGAAGTTGAGTAGGGGGCGAATAAATTTCCAGAGATCCAGCCAGAAGGGTTTCGGCGGTAAGtaccttttttttaaaaatatatttattgtatcatattaatttatgtaattttttaaaaatagtttttaataaaaaattaatgttttgatagaaaattagttttttttaagttttataaaatagtttttaaaaaatatatatatattttgtatttattgtatcatattagtttagaataatagaaaataaatacatatgtatgtacataaatacacacatacatacaaatacataaacaaacatacacatgcatacatacatacctacatacatacatacatacatatgtatacatacatacacatacatacaaacctacatacatgcatacacatacatacctacatacatacaaacctacatacatacatacacaaacatacatacctacctacctacatacatacatacatacatacatatacatacatataaaataattatatgtatacctcaggacatacacatacataaaaatacatacacatacatacataaacatacatacataggtctacatacatacatacacacacacatgtacatacctatatgtacatatgcatacataaatacatacacatacatacataaatacacataaaataattacataaaccttaggacatgctatcaggggttgtgtgtggtcttgaggggtcacacaCGCGTTCACACATGTGTCACCCCTcgggaccacacacgacccctgatagAATGTCCTGAGGAACACGTGTGTGatccctcaggaccacacacgacccctaatagcatgtcctgaggtgtatgtatgtatgtgtatgtatacatcctaaggtgtatataattattttatatgaccccttaggaccaaacgaggccccttacgacacatgtgcaccccttaggacctattaggaccacataagaccaaatggtgttgcaaggggtcttatgtggtcctaaggggtcacacatgtgttctaacacatgagtgaccccttaggaccacacaaggccccttacgacacatgtgcaccccttaggaccacgcaAGGCCACTTACAacacatgtacaccccttaggacctattaggaccacataagaccaaatggtgtctcaaggggtcttatgtggtcctaaggggtcatgcatgtgttctaacacatgagtgaccccttaggaccacacaaggccccttacgacacatgtgcaccccttaggatctaTTAGGATCACACAAGACCAAATGGTATCGAAAGGAgtcttatgtggtcataaggggtcacacatgtgttctaacacatggacgaccccttacgaccacacaaggccccttatgacacatctaCATCTCTTAGGACCTATttagaccacataagaccaaatggtgttgcaaggggtcttatgtggtcctaagcggtcacacatgtgttctaacacatgggtgaccccttaggatcacacaaGGCCCCTTGTGATACATCtacatcccttaggacctattaagaccacataagaccaaatggtgttgaaaggggtcttatgtggtcctaaggggtcacgcatgtgttctaacacatgggtgaccccttcggaccacacaaggccccttacaacacatgtctgcaccccttaggacctattaggaccacataagaccaaatggtgttgaaagaggtcttatatggtcctaagacttcatgcatgtgttataacacatgggtgaccccttaggaccacacaaggccccttatgacacatctgcatcccttaggacctattacgaccacataagaccaaatggtgtggcaaggggtcttatgtggtcctaaggggtcatgcatgagttctaacacatgggtgaccccttaggaccacacaaggccccttacaatgTACATCTGCATCCCttaagacctattaggaccacataagaccaaatggtgtctcaaggggtcacacatgtgttctaacacatgggtgggcCCTTCGGACCACACAAGGTCCCTTATGGCACATTTGCACCCCTTAGGTCCTATTACAACCATATAAgacatatattaaaattaattaaattatatatgcaTTTGTAAATTAataccccttaagaccccataggaccacacaaggccctgtaggaccacacaaggacccttacgacacatgtgcaccccttaggacctattatgaccacataagatcAAATGGTGTCAAaaagggtcttatgtggtcctaaggggtcacacatgtgttctaacacataagtaatcccttaggaccacacaaggccccttacgacacatgtgcaccccttaagacctattatgaccacataagaccaaatggtgttgaaaggggtcttatatggacctaaggggtcacccatgtgttcacgcatgtgttttaacacatgggtgaccccttaggaccacacaagaccccttacgacacatgcgCATCCCTTAGGATCTATtgcgaccacataagaccaaatggtgtcgcaaggggtcttatgtggtcctaaggggtcacacatgtgttctaacacatgggtgaccccttaagaccacacaaGGTCCCTTACGATGTACAtttgcatcccttaggacctattaggaccacataagatgaaatggtgtcacaaggggtcttatgtggtcctaaggggtcacacatgtgttctaacacaaggGTGGCCCCtgaggaccacacaaggccccttacgacacatctacaccccttaggacctattaggatcatATAAGAcatgtttaaattaattaaattgtatatgcaattgtaaattaaTACCCCTTAAGACCACACAAGGTCTCGTAGGACCACACAaagccccttatgacacatgtgcaccccttaggacctattacaaccacataagaccaaatgatgttgaaaggggtcttatgtggtcctaaaggatcacgcatgtgttttaacacatgggtgacccctttaTGCATTACATTTGGCTCTCCTTTGGTGGGAAATGCTGCTCTTAAAGAATCAATTGGTTACCATGATTGGTCTGGAAGATTTTTGCCATGGAGAGTCTAGCCCATACAAACCCTTTAGTGCTTATATGTTCTGTTCAACCTACGGAGCAGCTTGTATCGGGGACAGTCAAGCTGCCTTGGAGATGCTAATTTTAACTTTGCAAAGCATAGAAGAAAATGATATTGCTGGTGCATTGATTTCAGAGCACACAAGTTATGGTGATATGTTGGAACATGTTATTGAAAGGGGATACTGATCAAGAACTTCAAACATCGTCTCAGAATCTTCCATTGAGATGGGACTGACATTGCAATTAAAATCCTCCGTTGACATGGAATAGCACTGCAATTAGAAGCCATGGGTTTTCGGACTCTGGTAATCTCATTATTAATTTTCAGTTAGTCCCTCATATAACTCTTTGTATTCAAATCGTATATACAATTTTTAGAACTTTACAAGTCTTTTTGTTTTGCATGCATTTCGTCACAGATTAGCCTAGTCCAGGTATGTTTTGGCACTGTCTCAATCTTCTTACAAGTATACTAAGGCATTCATTAAAGGAACTCAAATAACTTTGCGAATTGGAGGAGCGGACTGTAGGGAAGTTATTGGAGCCTTTTTAGGTCAGGGATGTCGGGGAAGGGAGGAAAGGAGAttgattttatattaattaatataattataaatttttatattttaatatatagagATTTTTGAATTTTGATTGTGTGATAGTTTTTAGTATCAATATTTTATATCATGTTCTATGATCTATTATCAAGATGAGATAGAGTAAAGAAAACAGAATGATGTTTCATGAaatatgattcaaaatgttgatgttaAAAAATATGACACagtaccaatcaaaaaaaaatgtGACACAGTTAAAATCCATAAATTCCTGTATATGAATTTGAGTCAAAAGAAGCTCAATTTTCATACTAAATATTGCAATTGAAATTATCAATATTATTGATAGTATAAAATTAATACGAAGAGTTTTTTGGATTTTGGCTATGtaacattttaaaacattaatCTTTTGGATCACATTTCATGATCTATTATCAATATAAGTTAGAGCTAGAGAGTAAAAAATTAATAGATAATAGAATATGATCTCAAATATTGATATTGATAGAATTGTGTTTTTGCCCTTCTTCCTTTGTATCTCTTTTCtgatctaataattttttttctctcttttagtttaaaaaaatttatgataaatatgaaataaaaaagTTTTGAACTATAAGATGTTACTCTCAAAACAATTGTTAGAAATTTTGAAAGATTTCTAGATACGATAGCTTCTTAGGAAGTTCTGTTTAACTATTTTCTCTAAATGTTGTTTACTCATACTGTATTTAGAAATTGAAACTGACGACTTTTGCCGTTAAACAGACTAAAGCTGCATTTGATGCCCTGAAAAAAGCTGCAGATTTGAAACACAGGCATGACATGGACATTAAGAATCTAACTTCAGAGTTGAGCAAGAACCAAGGTAGAATGGCAGAGCAAGAGTCGATGCTCCTACAACATTTTCGTGCCGATGCTATTAAGACACATCTACATCCCTTCTGGGATAAAATTAATGATATGGTGAAGAATCATCAATTGCCCAGTGACTTCCGAAGCAGACACAAATGGATATATGCTGGCAAAGCATACAGAAAACTTGCAGAGCCTCTCGACATTGCATTATACTATGGACATCAGACCAACATGGAAAGCCATCTATCAATTCAGAAAAAGCCGCTCCGTTATAGGGTTGTGGAAAAATGGCTGGATGATAAAATGCAAACGCTCATTGATAGTGGCCTAAATGGAAAAAAGGATCGCACAATGTTTGCATCCTTAACTGAGGATTCTTGTTTTTGGGCTCATGTAGAAGAAGCCGCTAAAGACTTGACAAATCTCCAGCAGGAGCAAGAGCAAACAGTCAATGCCCATCTCAAGAAAAGCCTCAGAGATTTTGAAGTTTATGTGTTGAAGATGATCGAGGAGAAAAGTATTTCCGAGGATGTTTTCTTTGAAGATAGCGGGTTTATGATATGGTGGGAAAAATACAGAGAGTTTCAACTGCAATACTCAGTAGAGTGGGAATCAAGCTCCCCTTTGCTCAAATCCATGGAAGAGGTCAAGAAATTGGGAGTTCAGAAGACAGGGTTTGTTAGAGGTTGTTTATTTCCATGACCATTTGCTCTGCTTGAGCAGTTGATTTCCTTTTTAATCTGCATAAGCCCGTGTTTGCTAAGACGTCTTTATTTTCAGTTACGTTCGGAATAGTAAGAGCCTGATTCGACCCGTGTCTATGGAGTTCCTTCAAATATATTGCTATCTCTGTATTTTCTGGAAGAAAATTTCACCTTATATTGCTTTATTGATTTTTGATTCTGCATTTTCGAATAGGTGAGTACATTTGTTTAGTGTAGTATTTGAGATGTGCTaactttataattttaaaaaaatatcggTAAAAAGAAGTTTAGGAAAATGTTACTCCAATTTATTTAACTTTTTGGGTAATAGATTCGTctttcaattttttcttgattaagtttgaaatgattaaatcaattgcgatcttcatgATGTTCAATCATATTAAAGGTTTCTAGACATCCAATTTCAAAGAATAGACCTATTTAAGATTATTGGGAGCATAAACAAAACAAAATCCAATAGGCCATTGATAAAGGAAAGAGCCCAAACACAATTATGTGATGGTTCCTCTCCTTTGCCAATGACATGTTTAAAAACCAAGTATAGCTCCACCACAACCTTCATTATGAGAAGTATGAAGGAAAACTACTTCTTCCAAATATTGAAAAGAGTTACGTCCAAGTGTTCATTATTATAGTGAATTCTCCAACCATGCTACTAATTGGTTTACTTGTAAATTCTCCAACCATGCTACTAATTGGTCTACTTGGTCAAATTGCAGATTAGTTAGATCAATTTTATATATCACACAACCTTCATCTATAAGTTATCTTCTTCCGGCTCCTATGTGCAAGTTGGTTATTCTACCACTCTGTCTCATCATTTTACTATCATCTACTCTATTTCTTTGACTCAAGATGATACTCTAATGGTTGAGCTCCCTTATAAGCATAAAACCTCCCatttaaaaaataatgaatgtGTTTCTGCCTTAGTGGGAATTTGGAATTCCATTCCAAAACCTCAAGAGGGTGAGTCATGTATTGAGTGGTGGTGTTTTTCTCTCACACGTTGCATTGAATTTATCTGCTCCTTTGGCAAGAGAATGGCATGGATATGTAAACATAGAGAAAAAAACCTTCAAGGGCAGTTGGTCCATGCTATAAAACAATTAAATGTTGACCCTCATAataaaaacatttcaaattctACTACTATTATTGAAGCACGACTAAAAAAAATTGACCATTATaaggcacataaagcaaaagtTAGAGCCAAAATTCATTGGTTAAGAGAAAAGAACAAATCCTCCAAATTTTTCTTCAACTACCTAAACTATAAACATAAGAAGGAGACAATTGGAGCATTATGGATGAAAGTAAACTACATATTGACCCTattgaaattattttctttgtagatatctctcaacttttccaAAACCTCACAAGCAGTAtttaatgaaataacctttgtcaattcaatcttagataaagcactaaagatagcatgctttgccttttcattctcttcataaaatTGAATCTCATtaggagtggtaagaccatttgccGATTGAGCATACTTAGTTTCCACTGCTTTCCAAGTGTTGTATTCTAAAGAGATTGGgtagcctctcatcttcactttccaaaaactatagtcagatccttcaaagataggaattgTCAATTTATGTGTCATCAAgtcaagatctacctcaagtagttaatctcttctccaaggaaccaaagctctgataccaattgttgaatatctaggtgatgccctcctaaatggcacaatgttagtctaagatcaaacaacacaaaacacacaagacgttagcgttagtcaatcaaaaactaaaacatatgaaggcattccaaaggagacactaaaaacatgctaatgaatctaactaaagaagtaagacaatgagatatctccaactatctcttaacatgatattagctcctttctcccttgttcctctcctctccaagttccaaaatagtgtagctctcaacagctttttgcattatggatgcttatggaggattgagatttgtagaatagctccaaacatgaaatgaaaagctatttttaatgctaaaatgattgattttaccaaaaagacaatatttagttatgctatgctaaatgctctctaaaatggctatagtctaaatgcttacaagttttcaggatgtggattatgaaggaatgggctctatttataggaaaaatggagcaatggatggccaggattgaaaggtttaatcaatggtc contains:
- the LOC131876204 gene encoding lipase-like PAD4 codes for the protein MGFRTLISLVQTKAAFDALKKAADLKHRHDMDIKNLTSELSKNQGRMAEQESMLLQHFRADAIKTHLHPFWDKINDMVKNHQLPSDFRSRHKWIYAGKAYRKLAEPLDIALYYGHQTNMESHLSIQKKPLRYRVVEKWLDDKMQTLIDSGLNGKKDRTMFASLTEDSCFWAHVEEAAKDLTNLQQEQEQTVNAHLKKSLRDFEVYVLKMIEEKSISEDVFFEDSGFMIWWEKYREFQLQYSVEWESSSPLLKSMEEVKKLGVQKTGYVRNSKSLIRPVSMEFLQIYCYLCIFWKKISPYIALLIFDSAFSNR